In Anaerolineales bacterium, one DNA window encodes the following:
- a CDS encoding DUF429 domain-containing protein has product MAFPDSVFIGIDPTSGRNSFTYAALDRDLNLLALSDGEVDDVTAFIGAYPSAMAAVNAPAGVNRGLVRERMKKEMLTPHKIRGADLRMAEYELRERGIAVSGTPSSVGFSPAWMQLGFELYRKLGEMGFKKYPAEDKPYQILETHPHACFCVLAGSVPLSKPSLEGKLQRQLLLYERGVRIKDPMDFFEEITRHKMMKGVWPLDLLFLAEQLDALVAAFTAWLTVHKPEQVSSVGNEKEGMIFLPEKELKDKY; this is encoded by the coding sequence ATGGCTTTTCCTGACTCAGTCTTCATCGGCATCGATCCCACCTCCGGGCGAAACTCCTTTACCTATGCGGCATTGGATCGTGACCTGAATCTCCTTGCGCTTTCAGACGGTGAAGTGGACGATGTGACCGCATTTATCGGGGCGTATCCGTCTGCCATGGCGGCGGTCAATGCACCTGCCGGGGTGAACCGCGGACTGGTTCGCGAAAGAATGAAAAAGGAGATGCTCACACCCCACAAGATTCGGGGGGCGGATCTGCGTATGGCAGAGTATGAATTGCGCGAGCGCGGCATCGCTGTATCAGGAACGCCCTCCAGCGTTGGATTTTCCCCCGCCTGGATGCAGTTGGGATTTGAACTCTATCGCAAATTGGGGGAAATGGGTTTTAAAAAATATCCCGCGGAAGACAAGCCGTATCAAATTTTGGAAACACATCCGCACGCCTGTTTTTGCGTACTGGCTGGCAGCGTGCCGCTTTCCAAGCCTTCGCTTGAAGGGAAACTTCAGAGACAGTTATTGCTTTATGAACGCGGTGTCCGCATAAAGGACCCGATGGATTTTTTTGAAGAGATCACGCGGCATAAGATGATGAAGGGTGTTTGGCCCCTGGATCTGTTGTTTCTGGCGGAGCAGCTGGATGCGTTGGTTGCGGCCTTTACCGCATGGCTGACAGTGCATAAACCCGAGCAGGTTTCCTCCGTTGGCAATGAAAAAGAGGGAATGATATTTTTGCCTGAAAAGGAATTAAAAGATAAATATTAA